Within Halorubrum lacusprofundi ATCC 49239, the genomic segment ACTTCTGCGGCTCCGACGAGTACGAGAACACCGCGGTCGGGCTCCTCGCGACCGCCGGCGGCGGGTCGTACGGCGGGACGCTCGAACACCTCCGGTCGACGTTCCGGAACGTCCACGCGTGGACGGTCCCCCACGAGGTCGGGATCCAGGGAGCGTCGAGATACGTCGAGACCGGCGAGGAACCGCGGATCACCGACGACGACCTCCGGCGACGCACGGAGACGCTGGGCCGGGTCGTCACGGAGCACGCGGAGCGGCTGCGGGGGTGAGCACAGCGGCGGGGAGGGCGCGTGACCACGGCGGCACCCACGAACGGTAGGGATTTGTGCGGTGAGACGAACCCTCCGTCGATGGGTCGTATTCTCCCCGACGAGTTGGCCGAGCGCCTCGGAACAGACGACGAGCCGTTCCTGTTGGACATCCGACCCGAGTCGGACCACGAGCGGGACGCGATCGACGCGAGTCGGAACGTGCCCGTATACGACGACCTCCGGGCCGGCGACGAGTCGGCGCTCCGGCGCCGGCTCGACGAGATTCCCGACGACCGGGAGATCGTCACCGTCTGCAAGATGGGAGTCGTCGCCAAGCGAGCGACGCGGGTGCTCGACGAGGCGGGCTACGACGCGTCGACGCTGGCGGGTGGCATGAGCGGGTGGAACGGGTACGAGCGGGGCTCGCTGGGGTATCGGATCCGGTCGCTGTGGTGGCGGCTACGGGGATGATGCGGGACAAAGTGGCTTCGGGGATGATGAGACCGCCGACCCGCTGGGCTTTTGACCGGCTCGCGTCTACGACGCACATGACCGAATCGGGGGACGACGACCGTGTCCGCTAACCGAAAGGGCGACCGCCGCGAGCGCGAACTGGTGAACGCCCTCGACGGCGCGGGATTCGCCGTGATGCGCGCCCCGGCCAGCGGCGCGGCCACGGAGCGGGAACTCCCGGACGTGCTCGCCGGCGACGGCGAGACGTTCTACGCGATCGAGGCAAAGTCGAGCGCGGGCGACCCGATCTACCTCACCGGCGAGGAGGTGGAGGCGCTGCTCTTCTTCGCGCGAAACTTCGGCGCGAAGGCGCGGATCGCGGTCCGATTCGACCGCGAGGACTGGTACTTCTTCCACCCGGGCGACCTGTACACCACCGACGCGGGGTCGTACCGGGTCAAAAAGGAGAAAGCGCTGGGCGACGGTACCGACTTCCCCGAGTTCGTTGGCGATACCGAGAAGGTGACGCTCGACGAGGTGGGCACCGGTGGCACCGCCACCGAGGACGGGCCCGATCCCGAAACGGAGGAGCGCCGGGGAATTCTGGAGGCGGTTCGAGACGGGCACATGCCGGTCGAGGACGCGCTCGACGTGCTGTGACCCTCTCGCAGGTGGGTACGCCGCGGCTCCGGACCCACTCGCTTATCCCTCGCGGCGTCGAATGTCGAGGTGAATGAGCGAGGAGTTCGTCCTGCTTGAACCCGAGGACCAGCCCGGCGACGAGTGGGAGAAACTGGACGTCTCCGACACGGAGGCCGACCGGATCGCCCGCCGGCAGGACCGAGAGTTCGACGAGTTCCGCAAGCGGATCAAGGACACCGAGCAGTTCAAACTGCAGGAGTCGGTGTTCGACGACGCGACGCTAGCGGCCATCTACAAGCTCGTACAGGACGGCTACGTCGACGCCTTCGGCGGGCCTGTGTCGACCGGGAAAGAGGCGAGCGTCTTCGAGGCGCTCGGCGGACAAGCGGGCGAGCGGCCGGAGCCGGGCTCGGCCGCGGCGGGAGGCGGTCCAGAGGGCGTCCATCCGGAGCGCGAGGTCGCCGTGAAGGTGTACCGGATCAACTCCTCGAACTTTCGGCAGATGCGCGACTACCTGGAGGGCGACCCGCGATTCGAGGGGATCGCGAGCGACAAGAAGGCGGTCGTACTGGCGTGGACCCGCAAGGAGTTCGCGAATCTCGAACGCGCACGCAAGGCCGGCGTTCGGGTGCCCGAACCGATCGCGGTCCAGCGGAACGTCCTCGTGATGGAACTCGTGGGGCACGCCGAGGACCGCGCCCGCCGGCTCTCGGAGGTCGACGTCGAGAACCCGGAGACCGCCTACGAGGTCGTCCGCGAGTACATGCGCCGGCTCTTCCGCGCCGGGCTGATCCACGGCGACCTCTCGGAGTACAACATGATCATCCACGAGGGCGAACTGGTGATCATCGACATGGGACAGGCCGTGACGGTCCACCACCCGAACGCCGGGGAGTTCCTCGACCGCGACTGCGAGAACGTGGCGACCTTCTTCACTCGGCAGGGGATCGACGTCGACCCCGACGACCTCTACGAGTACGTGACGGAACCGGAGCCGGACCCGAGCGGGGAGCCGGAGTCGGGCGGAGAGTCGAAGTCGGGCGGAGAGTCGAAGTCGGGCGGGGAGTCGAAGTCGGGCGGAGAGTCCGACAAGTAGATCGCGGTGAACTCGTCCTCAAGCGGCCGAAGACCACCGTCACACGGCCACACACCGCTCACGGCGGAACACGTTTAAAAGGCTTCGCCGGGTATTCACCCATATGCAACACGTGACGGTTCCGCAGGACCGTATCGGCGTCGTCATCGGCGCCGGCGGCGAGACGATGCGAGAGATCGAAGAGCGGGCGAACGTGCGGCTCGACATCGACTCGGAGTCGGGTAGCGTCGCCATCGAGGAGCTTGACGACCCGGTCGCCGCGTTGGTGGCACCGGACATTATCAAGGCGATCGGGCGGGGGTTCAAACCGGAGACGGCGCTGTCGATCCTCGATCACGACCTCCGGACGCTCGATCTGATCGACCTGTCGGAGCACACCCGCAACGACAACGACCTCCAGCGCAAGAAGGGCCGGATCATCGGCGAGAACGGTCGGACGCGCGAACTCATTGAGGAGCTGTCGGGCGCGAACGTCGTCGTCTACGGGTCGACCGTGGGCGCCGTTGGCCAGCCCGAGGAGCTAGAGGTCGTCCGCCGGGCGGTCGGGATGCTGCTGGACGGCGCCCCGCACGGCGCGGTGTACTCGTACTTAGAGCGGATGTCGAACGAACTCGACGACGACGTGAGCTTCAACGCGCCGCAATAATTGGTACTCGACGTCGACGTTGACGACGCCGTCATCGTTCATTTATAAACGACTGCGACTGGCAGTGCGGTGAACACTGCCAAAGCCCCAGTCGCTCGGCAGTACGCGATCGATGACTCCGCAGTGAATACCTTCAAAGCCCCAGTCGCGACGACTCGCGGCCTGTCGGCCGCTCGCAGGCGCACGCCACCGCGGTTAGTTTATAAGCGATCCACGTCCCAGCGCTCGATTCGGATATCTATATAAAGGGTCGTGTGAACGTGCCCCATACCTAACGATACTCCCCCACCGTGTTGCGTTTTCCCACGGAGTGAGCAAAGGGTTTATATAGAATCACAAACAATCAATGGTTGTAATGTCACAGCGCCAGCGGATGGGCAATCAGCCCATGATCGTACTTTCCGAGGAGTCACAGCGTACCTCCGGAAAGGACGCTCAGAACATGAATATCACGGCCGGCAAGGCGGTCGCGGAGTCCGTCCGCACCACGCTCGGCCCGAAAGGGATGGACAAGATGCTCGTCGACTCCGGCGGGTCCGTCGTCGTCACGAACGACGGCGTCACCATCCTGAAGGAGATGGACATCGACCACCCGGCGGCCAACATGATCGTCGAGGTCAGCGAGACGCAGGAGGAGGAAGTCGGTGACGGCACCACCTCCGCTGTCGTCGTCGCCGGTGAGCTCCTCGATCAGGCCGAGGAGCTCCTCGATCAGGATATCCACGCGACCACGCTCGCGCAGGGATACCGTCAGGCCGC encodes:
- a CDS encoding rhodanese-like domain-containing protein, coding for MGRILPDELAERLGTDDEPFLLDIRPESDHERDAIDASRNVPVYDDLRAGDESALRRRLDEIPDDREIVTVCKMGVVAKRATRVLDEAGYDASTLAGGMSGWNGYERGSLGYRIRSLWWRLRG
- the hjc gene encoding Holliday junction resolvase Hjc, producing MSANRKGDRRERELVNALDGAGFAVMRAPASGAATERELPDVLAGDGETFYAIEAKSSAGDPIYLTGEEVEALLFFARNFGAKARIAVRFDREDWYFFHPGDLYTTDAGSYRVKKEKALGDGTDFPEFVGDTEKVTLDEVGTGGTATEDGPDPETEERRGILEAVRDGHMPVEDALDVL
- a CDS encoding NADPH-dependent FMN reductase yields the protein MTRIVAVSGSRSADSTTRAALSVALDAAADAGAETGMIDLGTVDLPLYHPAEDVQGDSERLTRLVREADGVLAGTPVYHGSYSSTFKNFHDFCGSDEYENTAVGLLATAGGGSYGGTLEHLRSTFRNVHAWTVPHEVGIQGASRYVETGEEPRITDDDLRRRTETLGRVVTEHAERLRG
- the rio1 gene encoding serine/threonine-protein kinase Rio1, yielding MSEEFVLLEPEDQPGDEWEKLDVSDTEADRIARRQDREFDEFRKRIKDTEQFKLQESVFDDATLAAIYKLVQDGYVDAFGGPVSTGKEASVFEALGGQAGERPEPGSAAAGGGPEGVHPEREVAVKVYRINSSNFRQMRDYLEGDPRFEGIASDKKAVVLAWTRKEFANLERARKAGVRVPEPIAVQRNVLVMELVGHAEDRARRLSEVDVENPETAYEVVREYMRRLFRAGLIHGDLSEYNMIIHEGELVIIDMGQAVTVHHPNAGEFLDRDCENVATFFTRQGIDVDPDDLYEYVTEPEPDPSGEPESGGESKSGGESKSGGESKSGGESDK
- a CDS encoding KH domain-containing protein — protein: MQHVTVPQDRIGVVIGAGGETMREIEERANVRLDIDSESGSVAIEELDDPVAALVAPDIIKAIGRGFKPETALSILDHDLRTLDLIDLSEHTRNDNDLQRKKGRIIGENGRTRELIEELSGANVVVYGSTVGAVGQPEELEVVRRAVGMLLDGAPHGAVYSYLERMSNELDDDVSFNAPQ